CTACAGCTATGAGGAGGCTTTCCTGCAGCAGGCTTTCCCGGCCGCCGAGTCGCGGCCGGAATCCTTCATGCAGTACGTGCTGCAGCGCGAAGGCATCACGCTGGGCGAGGGCTCGAGCTTCCAGCACGTCAAGTTCGCCGGCTACGACGAGTTCGCCAGCTATGTCGAAGCGATGGACATGTTCCTGTACCCGCTGCAGTTCGGCTCGGCCAACTGGGGCCTGTTCGAGCTGCTGTTCCGCGGCAAGAAGATCATCGCCAGCGACCGCTGCTTCGTGCCGGAGGTGATCCGGCACGGCTACAACGGCCTGCTGTGCAAGTACGACGACATGGCCAGCTGGGTGCGCAACGCCACCGACATCATCGACGCGCCGCAGGATTTCGATCATCTTTCGGCCAACGCCCTGGCTGACGCCCATGAGCGCTTCAGCGTCTCCAGCGTCGCGCGGCGCTATCTGGCGATCTTCGAGACCGCCATCCACCAGCACAAGCTGCGCAAGTAACCTACATCCCGAACGGAGCTGCCGGCATGCCCTTCGTAGAACGTGACGCGTCCGGGAACATCACCGCGGTCGCCCTGGAGCAAAGCGCGGCCGCGCGCGAGTGGCTGGAGCCGGGCGACCCGGCGGTGGCTGCATTCGCACGCCGCCTCGGCAGCCACCCCGGCGAAGCGCTTGCGGCGCTGGAAAGCTCCGACATCGGCCTGATCCGCGTGATCGAGGATTTGATCGACACCCTGCTCGCCAAGGACGTGATCCGCTTCACCGACCTGCCGCTGCCGGCGCAGAACCGCCTGTTGCAGCGGCGGTCGCTGCGCCAGTCCCTGCACAGCGACAGCCTGCTCGACGACGACGCCGGGCTGCTCTGATCAAGCCGCCTGCGGGCGGCGGATCGCGGGGCCGGTCATGCCGTCCAGGCCGAGGTCGGGCAGCGCATCGCGCTCCGCCTCGGTGCTGACGCCTTCGGCAATCGTCTGCAGGCCGATCGAGTGGGCGATGGTGCACAGCCCGCGCACGAAGGCCATGTTGCCCGGCGAGTTGTCGATGTCGCGCACGAAGGCCGCCGCCACCTTGATGTAGTCCAGCCCGAGGTCGTGCAGCTCGGCGATGCGCGAGAACGCCGGCCCCGCGTGCTTGAGGCCGACGCGGCAGCCGAGCGGGCGCAGCGCGAGGCACAGCGCGCGGAACTCCACCTGATATTGCAGCGCCGCGTGTTCCGGCACGTCGATCCACAGCCGGCGCGCGGCCGCGGGGTCGGATTCCAGCAGGTGATAGAGGGCGTCGCGGAAGCCGGCGTCGCGCAGCGCCTCCACCGACAGGTTGATCGCCAGCGTGGCCGCGCCGTCGGCCGCCAGCGCCGCCAGTGCGGTGCGCGCCACGGCGGTATCCACTGCCACCATCATGCCCAGCCGCGCCGCCCACGGCATGAAGCGTCCGGCGGCGTACCAGTTGCCGTCCAGCGCGAGGCGCACCGGCGCTTCGTCGTGGAGCAGCGCGCCGTCGCGGTCGATCACCGGGAAGCGCGCCAGCTCGATGTGTCCCGCCGCGAGCGCGGCGTCGAGCAGGCGGCGCCATTCGCCCGCGCCCTGCGGGCCGGCCTCGGCACCATCGGCGATGCCGACACGCACCGCGCGGTCGCCGTGCAGCTCGCTTGCCGCGAGCACGCCGTCCAGCCGGGTCAGCACCGCGCTGCGCGCTTCCTGCGCCGCATAGGGCGTGGCGGCGAGATGCAGGCGGTGGATCTCGCTCACCGGCGTCAGCGCGGTGTCGAGGGTGTGCGCGAGTTCGTCGGCCAGCGCCGCGGCGTCCACCGCGCCCGGCGCGATCAGCGCGAAGTCGGTGGCGTTCAGGCGCCCGCAGTCCCATCCCGGGTGCGCCGCGGTGAAGCCGCCGAGCGCCCCGGCCAGCGTGCGCAGCGTGTTGTCCACCGCCAACCGGCCCAGGCGCTGGTTGAGTGCGGCAAGGTCGGCCACGCGCGCGATCAGCATCACGCCGTCCGCGCTCGCTTCGCCGCTCAGCGCGGCATCGAGCTGGCGCAGCAGCTGGGCGCGGTTGAAAAGGCCGGTGAGTTCGTCCTGCTGGGTCTGGCGCCGCAGCGCCTCCAGACGCTGGGATTCCTCGGCCAGCATGCTGCGCACGCGGTCCGAGAGCGCGTTCATCGCCCGCACCACGCTGCGGAACTCCAGCGTGCGCGGCTCCGGCGTGGTGACGAAGCGGCGCCCGCCGATCGCCTCGGCCTGCTCGACCATGCGGTCCAGCGGCCGGGTGATGAACTTCAGCGCGAGGGTGCCGACCAGGCCGGTCAGCAGGCCGCCGCCGACGAACCACATCAGCAGCTGGCGCGTCGCCTGCCACAGCGAGTCGTAGGCGTAGCGGCTGTGGGTCTCCACCGACAGCGTGCCGAACTGATGCCAGCCGTCCTGCACCTGGGCGACGCCGGGCTGGGTCTCGATCGGCACCAGCGCCATGAACCACGCCGGCGCGCTCGCTTCGGCGCCGTCGAAACTGCGCTCGACCAGCACCTCGCCGCTCGCACCGGTCAGGCGGATCAGCCGGTAGTGGCCGGTGTCGAACTGCGCCGCCACCTGCAGCTCCACCGTCACCGGGTCCTTCGGCATCTGCGACAGCGACAGCGCGAGCGAGGCGGCGTTGTCCATGTTCTTCACCGCCAGCTCCTGTTGCAGGTAGTGGCGCGCCGCCAGTGTGCTGACGACGAAGCTGCCGCCGAGCGAGAGCACGGTGACCAGGGCGATGGCGATCCAGAGTTGCTTGATCAGGGACATGGGCGGGTCGTTCCGGTGGGGATTCGGGATGAGTTCAGGGCAGCGTCAGGCCTTCGCGCCGCATGCGGTCGAGCGCGTCGCGCCAGCGCGACAGGCGCGCGGTGGGGTCGGCGGACGAGGTGCTCGCGCCGGCCACCCAGAGGCCTTCGTCGTTGAAGGAAAAGACCGGAAAGAGGTCCGGCCGACGTGCCGCCGGGCGGATCTCCGAGATCAGGTTGTCGAGCACCAGCGGCTCGTCGGTGGGCGTGGCGAAATAGCCCAGCACCATGTGCGCCTGCGACGCGGTGCTGCCGGGGCCGCCGATCTGCGCGCGCACGTAGATCAGCCGCAGCTTGTCGGCCGGCACCCCGAGCAGGCGCAAGGTCATGTACTTGGCAATCGCGAAATCCTCGCAGTCGCCGGCGCCGCGCCCCATCGTTTCCAGCGGCGTGGCCCAGTAATCGTTCTGGCGCCACACCACGCTGTCGTCCTCGAACAGCAGGCGGCGATTGAAGAAGGTGTTCACCCGCGCGAGCTTGTCGGCGTCGGTCTCGGCCGCGCTTTCGCCCAGCAGCCGGCGCCAGGCCGCCACCAGCTCGGCCGCCGTGGAGCCGAAGCGCTCTGCCGCCTGGCTCTGCATGCGGTCCAGGTCCGGCGCGGCCGCACACAGCCACGCCAGCGCCACTGCGGCCGCCGCGCACAGGCTTCTCAAGGCCGCGGCGAGCGCGCGCGAACGCTGCGACATCACGGGAAGGAGCCGGGGGAAAAGGACGGGCATGCGGGGGGAGCGGCACGAAACGCGCTCACCTTAGCCGACTTCGCCGAGGCGCGAGAAGGGGGCCTGCCATTTGTGTGGAATTTGCCTCCGTGCGTCGCCGATTTGCCATTACGTGCTGTAACGATCCGATATCATGCGCCGCTACCCATGCTGGGGCGGTAACCAACGGCTCCGGCTTTCGTCTTATTCCGTTTGGAGAGGTCATGAAGAAGGTTCGCACCCTGGTTTGCCTTGCCGTCCTGTCGACACTGCAGGTGGCGCCCGCGATCGCGGCGACGCCGGAACCCCTGCGCGACGCGGTGCGCAAGGCCGTGGTGTCCAACCCCGAAGTCCAGGCGCGCTGGCACGCGTTCCAGGGCGCGACCGCGGACCAGGATGCGGCGCGCGGCGGCTACTACCCGCAGGTGGACCTGAACGCCGCGATCGGCCGCGAGCGGATCGACCGTCCGACCACCGGCACCAATGACTACACGCACCGCGGCGCCACCCTGTCGCTCACCCAAATGGTGTACGACGGCTTCTTCACCCAAAGTGAAGTCGCGCGGATGGGCTACGCCAAGCTCGCGCGCTACTACGAACTGATCGAGACCTCTGAAAGCGCCGCGCTGGAAGTGGTTCGCGCCTATGGCGATGTCCTGCGCTACCGTGAGCTAGTGCGTCTCGCCAAGGCCAACTACGTCGAGCACAAGCTGATCTCCGACCAGATCGCCCAGCGCGCCGGCGCCGGCGTCGGCCGCCGCGTCGACCAGGAACAGGCCAGCGGCCGTCTGGCGCTCGCCGAATCCAACCTGCTGACCGAAGTCTCCAACCTGCACGACGTCACCGCGCGCTATCAGCGCCTGGTGGGCGACACCCCGCCGGAAGCGCTGCCCGACCTCGGCGAAACCCTGACCGCGATGCCGCTGCCGGCCAACCCGCGCGATGCGCTGCGCGAAGCCTTCAACACCAGCCCGGCGATCAACGCCGCGGTCGAGAACGTGCGCGCCGGCCAGGCCATGGTGGAAAGCCGTCGCTCGGCCTACCACCCGCGCGTCGAACTGCAGGCCTACAAGTCGATCGACCGCAACCTCGACGGCGTCGATGGCCGCTCCAGCGACAGCGTGGTGCAGCTCGTCTTCAACTACAACCTGTTCCGCGGCGGCGCCGACCAGGCCCGCCTGCGCTCGGCGGCCGAGTCGCTCAACCAGTCCAAGGACCTGCGCGAGAAGGCCTGCCGCGACCTGCGCCAGACGCTGGCGATCGCCTATAACGACACCCAGCGCCTGACCGAGCAGCTGCGCTACCTCGACCAGCACCAGCTGTCGATCGAGAAGGCGCGCGAGGCCTACCGCCGCCAGTTCGACATCGGCCAGCGGACCCTGCTCGATCTGCTCGACACCGAGAACGAGTACTTCCAGGCCCGCCGCGCCTACGCCAACGCGCGCTACGACCAGGTGATCGCGCAGGCGCGCACGCTGAACGGGCTGGGCAAGCTGATGAGCGCGCTGGAAGTGGCGCGCGAGGACCTGCCGGCCGCGAAGGACATCGGCCAGGACCGCGCCGGCATCGACCCCGAAACCATGTGCCCGCCGGAGGCGCCGTCGCCGCTGCAGGTCGACAAGGCCCAACTGCTGTCCGACGCGATGCGCGACGCCGGCCGCCGCTGAGCGTCCGTTCGTCCGCGCCCGGCCGTTGAAGGGCAGGGCGCGACGCACCCGGGGCGGATGCCGCGGTTTGCTGCTCTAGAATGGAGCGCCATCCCGCCGCAGCCGCCCTTTTTCCGTTGACGATGAACGCAGCCGATTCCGACGCCCGCCTTGCTTCCTCCGCCCGCGCCGCGGGCGCGCCGGCGGCCGAGCACGAGCCGGTGCAGCGCGTCGTCAAGATCCGCCGCGACTACAACACCTGGGTCGCCAACGAGACGCTGGAAGACTACGCGCTGCGCTTCACGCCGCGCAGCTTCCGCAAGTGGACCGAGTTCCGCGTCGGCAACACCGCCTTCGGCGCGGCCTCCTTCCTGGTGCTGGAAGCGGTCGGCGCCACCATGCTGGTGAGCTACGGCTTCATCAACAGCTTCTGGGCCATCCTCGCACTCGGCCTCATCATCTTCCTCACCGGCCTGCCGATCAGCCTCTATGCCGCGCGCCACGGCGTGGACATGGACCTGCTGACGCGCGGCTCCGGCTTCGGCTACATCGGCTCCACGCTGTCCTCGCTGGTGTACGCGTCCTTCACCTTCATCCTGTTCGCGCTCGAAGCGGCGATCATGGCCTACGCGCTGGAACTCGCGCTCGGCATTCCGCCGGCGTGGGGCTACCTGGTCTGCGCGCTGGTGGTGATCCCGCTGGTCACCCACGGCATCACGGTGATCTCCAAGCTGCAGACGCTGACCCAGCCGCTGTGGCTGTTCCTGCTCGCGCTGCCCTTCTTCTTCCTGCTGCGCGAGGACCCGGCGGCGCTTGCCGGGCTGTGGCAGTACCCGGGCGAGAAGGGCGAGCCCGGCGTGTTCGACCTCCACCTGTTCGCCGCCGCGATGACGGTGGGCGCGGCGCTGATCACCCAGATGGGCGAGCAGGCCGACTACCTGCGCTTCATGCCGGCGCGCACCGCGCAGAACCGCTGGCGCTGGCTCGCCGGCGTGGTGCTGGGCGGGCCGGGCTGGGTGCTGATCGGCGTGGTCAAGATGCTGGGCGGCGCGCTGCTCGCCTGGCTGCTGCTGCGCGAGGGCATGCCGGCGGAGAAGGCGGTCGACCCCAACCAGATGTATCTGCTCGGCTTCTCCGGCGTGTTCGACAGCGCGCTGTGGGCGGTGGTGGTGACCGCGCTGTTCGTCATCGTGTCGCAGCTCAAGATCAACGTCACCAACGCCTATGCCGGCTCGCTGGCGTGGTCCAACTTCTTCTCGCGCCTCACCCATAGCCATCCGGGGCGGGTGGTGTGGGTGGTGTTCAACATCCTCATCGGCCTCTTGCTGATGGAGATGAACGTGTTCCAGGCGTTGGGGCAGGTGCTCGGGCTGTACTCCAATGTCGCCATCTCGTGGATGGTGGCGGTGGTGGCCGACCTCGTCATCAACAAGCCGATGGGCTGGTCGCCGCCGGGCATCGAGTTCAAGCGCAGCCATCTCTACGACATCAACCCGGTGGGTGTGGGCGCGATGCTGGTCGCCTCCATCCTGTCGGTGTCGACCTTCGTCGGCGTCTTCGGCCCGGCCTGGCAACCGTTCGCGCCCTTCGTCGCGCTGGTCGCCGCGCTTGTCACCTCGCCGCTGATCGCGTGGGCGACCAAGGGGCGCTACTACCTCGCGCGCCCGCCGGAGCCCGTCGCCACCGCCGGCCGCGCCTGGGTCGCGACGCGCCGCTGCGCGATCTGCGGGCAGGACTTCGAACCCGAGGACACCAGCCACTGTCCCGCCTACCAGGGCACCATCTGCTCGCTGTGCTGCTCGCTCGACGCGCGCTGCGGCGACCTCTGCAAGCCGCACGCGCGGCTGTCGGCGCAGTGGTCGGCGCTGGTGCGGCGGCTGGTGCCGGGCGGGCTGCAGCCCTATATCGACGGCGGCCTCGGCCACTACCTGCTGCTGATGGGCGGCGTCACCGGCTTTCTGGTGTTGCTGCTCGGCACGCTGTACTACCACGAGGTGCTGGCGCTCGGTCCGGATGTCGCGCGCGGCGCGCTGCAGGGCGTGCTGGTCAAGACCTTCGCCGCGCTCGTCCTGGTAAGCGGTATCGGCGTGTGGTGGATGGTGCTGACCCACAAGAGCCGGCATGTGGCGCAGGAGGAGTCCAACCGCCAGACCCAGCTGCTGATGCAGGAGATCGAGTCCCACCGCCGCACCGACGAGCAACTGCAGAACGCACGCCGCGTCGCCGAGCAGGCCAATCAGGCCAAGAGCCGCTACGTCACCTCGATCAGCCACGAGCTGCGCACGCCGCTCAACAGCATCCTCGGCTACGCCCAGATCCTCGACGGCGACGAGGCGATTCCTCCGCACCGCCGCCAGGCGGTCAGCGTCATCAAGAAGAGCGGCGAGCACCTGCTGTCGCTGATCGAGGGCACGCTGGACATCGCCCGCATCGAAAGCGGCAAGTTCGCGCTCGACATGCGCCCGCTGGCCTTCCCCGCCTTCGTGCACCAACTGGTCGGCATGTTCGAACCGCAGGCGCGCGACAAGGGGCTGGACTTCGTGTTCGAGACCGTCGGCACGCTGCCCGAGGTGGTGCGCGCCGACGAGAAGCGGCTGCGCCAGATCCTGATCAACATCATCGGCAACGCGATCAAGTTCACCCCGCGCGGCCGTGTGCGGGTCAAGCTCACCTACCGCCGCGAGATGGCGCTGATCGAGGTCGAGGACAGCGGCCCCGGCATCGCCGCCGGCGAACTGCAGCAGATCTTCGAGCCCTTCGCCCGCGGCAGCAGCGCGCGCACCACCACCGGCACCGGACTGGGGCTGACGATCAGCAAGATGCTGACCGACCTGATGGGCGGCGAACTCAGCGTGGATAGCGTGCCGGGCGAGGGCAGCACCTTCCGCATCCGCCTGTTCCTGCCGCAGGTGCACGGCGCCCAGGCGGAAGCGGTGCAGCCGCGCACCCAGCGCATCGGCTACCAGGGCGTGCGCCGGCGCATCCTCACGGTGGACAACGAGCGGGTCGACCGCGAGCTGCTCGCCAGCCTGCTCGAACCGCTCGGCTTCGAGATCGGCCAGGCGGCGTCGGGTTATGAATGCCTGGAGATGGTGCCGGCCTTCCGTCCGCATCTCGTCTTCATGGATCTGGCGATGCCCGGCATCGACGGCTGGGAGACCATCCGCCGCCTGCGCGATGCGGGCTTCGACGAGGTGCCGGTGGCGATCATCTCGGCCAACGCCTTCGACAAGGGCCTGGACAACGACGTCGGCATCGCGCCGGAGGACTTCATCCTGAAGCCGATCCGGGTCGAGGAACTGCTCGACTGGATCGGCCGCCGCCTGCAGCTCGACTGGGTGTGGGCCGAGCGCGTCGAACCGGCGGCGCCGCAGCCGGTCCCGGCTCCGGCCCCCCATCTGGTGCGCCCGCCAGCCGATGCGGTGCAGGAACTCGAACAGCTGATCGACCTCGGCTACCTGCGCGGCATCCTCGCCAAGCTCGCCGAGATCGAGCGCCTCGCACCCGATTACGCCGAGTTCGTGCGCGTGCAGCGCGAACTCGCGCGCCAGTTCCAGTTCGACGCCATGCACGAAATCCTGCGCCGGAGCGAAGCCCCGCAATGAGCCCGTCCCCCGCCACCGTCGCCGTGCCGCAGTCGGCCGGCATCGTGCTGATCGTCGATGATGTGCCGGAGAACCTCTCGCTGCTGCACGACGCGCTCGACGAAGCCGGCTACACCGTGCTGGTCGCCACCAACGGCGAAAGCGCGCTCGCCCGCGCCCGCCAGAGCCTGCCCGACGTGGTGCTGCTCGACGCGGTGATGCCCGGCATGGATGGCTTCGAGGTGGCGCGGCGGCTCAAGGCCGACTTCGTCACCCGCGCCATCCCGCTGATCTTCATGACCGGCCTCACCGAGACCGAGCACGTGGTCGCCGCCTTCGCCGCCGGCGGCGCCGACTACGTCACCAAGCCGATCAAGCCGGCCGAGGTGCTGGCGCGCATCGCCGCCCACGTGCAGAACGCGCGCCAGATGAAGCAGGCGCGCAGCGCGCTCGACGCCTTCGGCCAGGCCACCGTGGCGGTGCGCGCCACCGACGGCAAGCTGGTCTGGCAGACGCCGCTCGCGCGCCAGCTGATCCGCAACTGGTTCGACATCGGCGCCGACGAAACCACGCCGCCGCGGCTGATCGAGTGGATCCTCGCCGCGGAACTCGCGCGCCGCGAACGCCGCGAGGTCGCGCCGCTGGTGATGGCCGACGGCGCCCGCCGGCTGCTCGCCTCGTTCCACGACCACACCGGCGAGGAGGAGTGGCTGGTGGTGCTGCGCGAGGAGAACGACGCCAGCGCGATCGAGGCCCTGATCGCCGCCTTCCGCCTCACCACGCGCGAGGCCGAGGTGCTGTACTGGGTCACCCGAGGCAAGACCAACCGCGACATCGGCGACATCCTCGGCTCCAGCCCGCGCACGGTGCACAAGCACCTGGAGCATGTGTTCGAGAAGCTCGGCGTGGAAACCCGCACCGCGGCCGCGTCGATGGCGCTGGCGAAGATCCGCGGCGCGGGCGAGGGCGGCTGAGGGCCGGGCCGCTTTGCGCCCGGCTCTGGTGAGGCAGTCGTTTCGGCTTGCATCGTTTTCCGCCTCCTGAACGTTGGAGTCTGGCAGGGACGCTCGGGCTGGACGCGGCTACTCCTCTCCTTCAAGGGGGTGAGACAGGGGTTTCGGCAAGCACTGCTTGCGGCCTGTCGAACGACGGAGCGAAGCGAAGGCCACCGGGCTAGCCTGATTTGCCCCCTCCCCTTCAAGGGGAGGGCTGGGGTGGGGATGGGGTTTCGCTCAGCTGTTCGCTGAACCCGAACCCCATCCCCCTCCTAACCTCCCCCTTGACGGGGGAGGAACTAGAACCATCGCCCTCCACGGCATGCGTTGCGTTTCTATTTCGGCAGGGACCCGCTGCCGCTTGCCCGAGCGGTGGAGCGAAGCGAAGACTCCCGGGCTGGCCTGTTTGCTCCCTCCCCTTCAAGGGGAGGGCTGGGGTGGGGATGGGGTTTCGCTCAGCTGTTCGCTGAACCCAACCCCATCCCCCTCCTGGCCTCCCCCTTGAAGGGGGAGGAACTAGAACCGCCGTGGCTCCATGGGGCGCGGGGCTCGTTCCCCATCCTGTTCAAGCCTCCGCGCGCCAGCCAGCCCTCACCCCACCCGCTTCCGTTTGGCCGGCAAATGTGACGGGCATATGATTCCGGGCTGCGCGTCGCACGACATCGCCCCCATGCCGGCGAAGCGCGCACCGAGCTGCCCTCCATCCACCGCCCCGCACGGCTCGCCGGAGAATCCTTTGAACCCGCGTCTCAGCCTTTATGAACTCGCCGCCCGCCACCGGCTCGATGCCGGTGCCAGCGCGCGCCTCCTCGAACTTGCCGGACTCGACCGCGAACCCGCGCTGCTGCGCCCGCTTGCGGTCCGCAGCGTCGCCGTGCTGGCTGCCGCGCTCGGCGGCTTCGGCCTGATCCTGTGGGTGGCGGCGAACTGGGCGGTGTTCGGCCGCTTCGGGCGCTTCGGCCTGTTGATCGGCGCGGTGGTGGCGATGGGGCTGGGCGCGGCGCTGCGTCCGCGTCTGCGCGCGCCGCTGGCGCTGCTTGCCTTTCTCGCCACCGGCGGGCTGTTTGCCTATTTCGGCCAGACCTACCAGACCGGCGCCGACCCCTGGCAGCTGTTCGCGCTGTGGGCGGCGCTGGGCCTGCCGCTGGCGCTGGGGGTCCGTAGCGACGTGGTGTGGGCGCCCTGGGCGCTGGTCGCGGGCAGCGCCCTTTCGCTGTGGCTCTATGCCTACAACGGCCACAGCGCGTGGCGCGCCGGTGAGCTTGGCGTGCATCTCGTGTCCTGGCTGCTGTGGCTGGGCCTGGCCGCGAGCCTGAGCGCGCCCTTGCGGCGCTGGAGCGGAGCCGGGCCGTGGTC
Above is a window of Azoarcus olearius DNA encoding:
- a CDS encoding LapD/MoxY N-terminal periplasmic domain-containing protein, producing the protein MSLIKQLWIAIALVTVLSLGGSFVVSTLAARHYLQQELAVKNMDNAASLALSLSQMPKDPVTVELQVAAQFDTGHYRLIRLTGASGEVLVERSFDGAEASAPAWFMALVPIETQPGVAQVQDGWHQFGTLSVETHSRYAYDSLWQATRQLLMWFVGGGLLTGLVGTLALKFITRPLDRMVEQAEAIGGRRFVTTPEPRTLEFRSVVRAMNALSDRVRSMLAEESQRLEALRRQTQQDELTGLFNRAQLLRQLDAALSGEASADGVMLIARVADLAALNQRLGRLAVDNTLRTLAGALGGFTAAHPGWDCGRLNATDFALIAPGAVDAAALADELAHTLDTALTPVSEIHRLHLAATPYAAQEARSAVLTRLDGVLAASELHGDRAVRVGIADGAEAGPQGAGEWRRLLDAALAAGHIELARFPVIDRDGALLHDEAPVRLALDGNWYAAGRFMPWAARLGMMVAVDTAVARTALAALAADGAATLAINLSVEALRDAGFRDALYHLLESDPAAARRLWIDVPEHAALQYQVEFRALCLALRPLGCRVGLKHAGPAFSRIAELHDLGLDYIKVAAAFVRDIDNSPGNMAFVRGLCTIAHSIGLQTIAEGVSTEAERDALPDLGLDGMTGPAIRRPQAA
- a CDS encoding transglutaminase-like cysteine peptidase, which codes for MSQRSRALAAALRSLCAAAAVALAWLCAAAPDLDRMQSQAAERFGSTAAELVAAWRRLLGESAAETDADKLARVNTFFNRRLLFEDDSVVWRQNDYWATPLETMGRGAGDCEDFAIAKYMTLRLLGVPADKLRLIYVRAQIGGPGSTASQAHMVLGYFATPTDEPLVLDNLISEIRPAARRPDLFPVFSFNDEGLWVAGASTSSADPTARLSRWRDALDRMRREGLTLP
- a CDS encoding TolC family outer membrane protein, which gives rise to MKKVRTLVCLAVLSTLQVAPAIAATPEPLRDAVRKAVVSNPEVQARWHAFQGATADQDAARGGYYPQVDLNAAIGRERIDRPTTGTNDYTHRGATLSLTQMVYDGFFTQSEVARMGYAKLARYYELIETSESAALEVVRAYGDVLRYRELVRLAKANYVEHKLISDQIAQRAGAGVGRRVDQEQASGRLALAESNLLTEVSNLHDVTARYQRLVGDTPPEALPDLGETLTAMPLPANPRDALREAFNTSPAINAAVENVRAGQAMVESRRSAYHPRVELQAYKSIDRNLDGVDGRSSDSVVQLVFNYNLFRGGADQARLRSAAESLNQSKDLREKACRDLRQTLAIAYNDTQRLTEQLRYLDQHQLSIEKAREAYRRQFDIGQRTLLDLLDTENEYFQARRAYANARYDQVIAQARTLNGLGKLMSALEVAREDLPAAKDIGQDRAGIDPETMCPPEAPSPLQVDKAQLLSDAMRDAGRR
- a CDS encoding ATP-binding protein is translated as MNAADSDARLASSARAAGAPAAEHEPVQRVVKIRRDYNTWVANETLEDYALRFTPRSFRKWTEFRVGNTAFGAASFLVLEAVGATMLVSYGFINSFWAILALGLIIFLTGLPISLYAARHGVDMDLLTRGSGFGYIGSTLSSLVYASFTFILFALEAAIMAYALELALGIPPAWGYLVCALVVIPLVTHGITVISKLQTLTQPLWLFLLALPFFFLLREDPAALAGLWQYPGEKGEPGVFDLHLFAAAMTVGAALITQMGEQADYLRFMPARTAQNRWRWLAGVVLGGPGWVLIGVVKMLGGALLAWLLLREGMPAEKAVDPNQMYLLGFSGVFDSALWAVVVTALFVIVSQLKINVTNAYAGSLAWSNFFSRLTHSHPGRVVWVVFNILIGLLLMEMNVFQALGQVLGLYSNVAISWMVAVVADLVINKPMGWSPPGIEFKRSHLYDINPVGVGAMLVASILSVSTFVGVFGPAWQPFAPFVALVAALVTSPLIAWATKGRYYLARPPEPVATAGRAWVATRRCAICGQDFEPEDTSHCPAYQGTICSLCCSLDARCGDLCKPHARLSAQWSALVRRLVPGGLQPYIDGGLGHYLLLMGGVTGFLVLLLGTLYYHEVLALGPDVARGALQGVLVKTFAALVLVSGIGVWWMVLTHKSRHVAQEESNRQTQLLMQEIESHRRTDEQLQNARRVAEQANQAKSRYVTSISHELRTPLNSILGYAQILDGDEAIPPHRRQAVSVIKKSGEHLLSLIEGTLDIARIESGKFALDMRPLAFPAFVHQLVGMFEPQARDKGLDFVFETVGTLPEVVRADEKRLRQILINIIGNAIKFTPRGRVRVKLTYRREMALIEVEDSGPGIAAGELQQIFEPFARGSSARTTTGTGLGLTISKMLTDLMGGELSVDSVPGEGSTFRIRLFLPQVHGAQAEAVQPRTQRIGYQGVRRRILTVDNERVDRELLASLLEPLGFEIGQAASGYECLEMVPAFRPHLVFMDLAMPGIDGWETIRRLRDAGFDEVPVAIISANAFDKGLDNDVGIAPEDFILKPIRVEELLDWIGRRLQLDWVWAERVEPAAPQPVPAPAPHLVRPPADAVQELEQLIDLGYLRGILAKLAEIERLAPDYAEFVRVQRELARQFQFDAMHEILRRSEAPQ
- a CDS encoding response regulator transcription factor is translated as MSPSPATVAVPQSAGIVLIVDDVPENLSLLHDALDEAGYTVLVATNGESALARARQSLPDVVLLDAVMPGMDGFEVARRLKADFVTRAIPLIFMTGLTETEHVVAAFAAGGADYVTKPIKPAEVLARIAAHVQNARQMKQARSALDAFGQATVAVRATDGKLVWQTPLARQLIRNWFDIGADETTPPRLIEWILAAELARRERREVAPLVMADGARRLLASFHDHTGEEEWLVVLREENDASAIEALIAAFRLTTREAEVLYWVTRGKTNRDIGDILGSSPRTVHKHLEHVFEKLGVETRTAAASMALAKIRGAGEGG
- a CDS encoding DUF2157 domain-containing protein; translation: MNPRLSLYELAARHRLDAGASARLLELAGLDREPALLRPLAVRSVAVLAAALGGFGLILWVAANWAVFGRFGRFGLLIGAVVAMGLGAALRPRLRAPLALLAFLATGGLFAYFGQTYQTGADPWQLFALWAALGLPLALGVRSDVVWAPWALVAGSALSLWLYAYNGHSAWRAGELGVHLVSWLLWLGLAASLSAPLRRWSGAGPWSARLALTLATAAISASALVGLFDDSPMLYLLGLLALAAAAALFAAPRAFDVYCVSAVGLGLNVLLVCGLARLLLAGHSEVGGLLVLGVAAAALLAGTVAVILALVRRADDGART